A genomic stretch from Procambarus clarkii isolate CNS0578487 chromosome 14, FALCON_Pclarkii_2.0, whole genome shotgun sequence includes:
- the LOC123770997 gene encoding protein C-mannosyl-transferase DPY19L1 isoform X2 gives MHDNLTEYPETINTLQRFNLYPELVLGGTYRIFSAVTSWMGLEMRVCWQVSRGGGLAPVISCEGLGDPAYWYLAGVWASAGLTAAFLFIQGTELSGDLLGGFLTIICFFFNHGEATRIQWAPPLRESFAFPWSIALNIAITHVVRAPRPVWTRPLILGVLTLAYLLCWQFAQFTVVAVVGIIYVMYTIGIINPLPMLLVLLGISYGFLNNVVLQFGNTMLVSSPLAGCLLGVLLLYLFMEPIIQHLPFPTNMGVQLAFLFISSTACKLELSRIFGIEDDAHIINILRAKFTNYSDFHTLLYTCSPEFAFLPQESLYKMNETLLIPCVFLVGGSVLVNTLTKIKNNMIQRIEETEVKTSLWSGIDPGVIFNGAMLTVYAVMASLIMRLKLFLTPQLCVVASLLACKKYWKIIERKEIHVAILAVLVSGMCVRGFKNISEQRSIVGEYSNPELEELIEWVQSETHEDAVFAGPMSTMANLLLSTQRPIVNHPHYEHVGLRERTKKVYGIFSRRSAESVYETLLSMKVNYVVLEESWCIRKSRPGCGMVDIWDVEEPQNRQKPSLCPRLFHRSPAPFHRVFANDVFVVLQVPSRYVEIPPPKYHSA, from the exons ATGCATGATAACTTGACGGAATATCCAGAGACCATCAATACTCTACAGAGGTTCAATCTTTATCCAGAG CTTGTCCTTGGTGGTACATACCGAATTTTTAGTGCTGTAACTTCTTGGATGGGGTTAGAGATGCGTGTGTGTTGGCAGGTAAGCAGAGGTGGAGGTCTTGCTCCAGTCATCAGCTGTGAAGGTCTTGGTGACCCAGCATACTGGTATCTAGCAGGAGTATGGGCAAGCGCTGGTCTCACGGCGGCTTTCCTCTTTATTCAAGGGACTGAACTCAGCGGCGACCTTCTTGGTGGCTTCCTCACaataatttgtttcttttttaaCCATGGTGAGGCTACGCGCATACAGTGGGCACCACCTTTGAGAGAGAGCTTTGCTTTCCCATGGAGTATCGCTCTGAATATTGCCATCACTCATGTTGTGCGTGCTCCACGACCAGTTTGGACCCGTCCGCTGATACTTGGCGTGCTGACCTTGGCATACCTCTTGTGCTGGCAGTTTGCTCAGTTCACAGTGGTGGCTGTAGTCGGAATAATATACGTTATGTATACAATAGGTATTATTAACCCTTTACCAATGTTGTTAGTACTTTTGGGCATATCTTATGGTTTTTTGAACAATGTGGTGCTGCAATTTGGAAACACAATGCTCGTTTCGTCACCTTTAGCGGGATGTCTGCTGGGAGTGTTGCTCTTATATCTTTTTATGGAGCCAATCATTCAGCATTTGCCATTCCCCACCAACATGGGTGTCCAGTTAGCATTCCTATTTATTTCCTCTACAGCCTGTAAGCTCGAGTTATCACGGATATTTGGTATTGAAGATGATGCTCATATAATAAACATTTTGAGAGCCAAATTTACCAATTACTCGGATTTCCATACACTTCTTTATACATGTTCTCCGGAGTTTGCCTTTCTTCCTCAAGAATCATTGTATAAAATGAATGAAACATTGCTTATACCCTGTGTTTTCCTGGTTGGAGGCTCTGTATTAGTCAACACCCTAACCAAAATTAAAAACAACATGATACAACGAATAGAAGAAACGGAAGTGAAAACCTCTCTCTGGTCTGGAATTGACCCTGGAGTCATATTTAATGGTGCTATGTTAACTGTGTATGCTGTGATGGCAAGTCTTATAATGCGCTTGAAACTTTTTCTAACTCcgcagttgtgtgttgttgcttCATTACTTGCTTGCAAGAAGTATTGGAAAATAATAGAACGGAAGGAAATTCATGTTGCCATTTTGGCAGTGCTAGTGAGTGGAATGTGTGTGCGAGGATTCAAAAATATTAGTGAACAGAGATCTATTGTAGGAGAATACAGCAACCCTGAACTGGAGGAATTGATTGAATGGGTTCAGTCGGAAACGCATGAAGACGCTGTGTTTGCGGGTCCTATGTCCACTATGGCTAATCTTCTCCTCTCCACTCAGAGACCTATAGTTAATCATCCTCATTATGAACACGTTGGCCTCAGAGAAAGGACTAAGAAGGTATATGGTATTTTTAGTCGAAGGTCTGCAGAAAGTGTGTATGAAACTCTTCTCTCTATGAAGGTGAACTATGTGGTACTAGAAGAGTCATGGTGCATTCGTAAGAGTCGACCTGGTTGTGGCATGGTCGACATTTGGGATGTCGAGGAGCCACAAAATAGACAGAAGCCATCACTCTGTCCACGACTGTTCCATAGAAGTCCAGCCCCATTTCACAGAGTCTTTGCCAACGATGTTTTCGTGGTGCTACAGGTTCCCTCTCGCTATGTGGAAATTCCTCCCCCTAAATATCATAGTGCATAA